A DNA window from Archocentrus centrarchus isolate MPI-CPG fArcCen1 chromosome 15, fArcCen1, whole genome shotgun sequence contains the following coding sequences:
- the LOC115792873 gene encoding SLC35A4 upstream open reading frame protein-like, with amino-acid sequence MANDKNPLNQLKDLVGLKDQLEDIQKRVEDEIQAGVPPGGSLLASPFLKGFLAGYVVARLRSSALLGVAVGTCTGMYAAQNYAIPNIENTIKDYIRTLKGGQK; translated from the exons ATGGCAAATGACAAG aatCCACTGAACCAGCTCAAGGACCTCGTGGGGTTAAAAGACCAGCTGGAGGACATTCAGAAACGGGTAGAAGATGAGATACAGGCTGGAGTTCCTCCA GGTGGCAGTTTGCTGGCTTCTCCTTTTTTGAAGGGTTTTCTTGCTGGGTACGTTGTTGCTAGGCTACGCTCTTCAGCATTGCTGGGTGTTGCCGTAGGAACCTGTACAGGGATGTATGCAGCTCAAAATTACGCTATTCCCAACATCGAAAACACCATCAAAGACTACATACGCACCCTGAAAGGAGGACAAAAGTGA
- the cd74b gene encoding CD74 molecule, major histocompatibility complex, class II invariant chain b: MSDPETPTQPLIGAASHETAINVGAPAQSGRSSRAYKVAGLTLLACVLIVGQAMTAYFLLSQKSDIQSLEDQNKKIQTQMTKGSSVSVPMKMHVPMNAMVLNDFTDKEASTGTPDDSNPPATSCQLEAAGVKLVQVPGFRPACDERGLYKAQQCYMGHCWCVNTATGEQIPGSELQGEARCNLPLLRGSMSKVMTLPDVDA; encoded by the exons ATGTCTGACCCTGAGACCCCAACCCAGCCTCTCATCGGCGCTGCCAGCCATGAAACAGCCATCAATGTAGGAGCGCCGGCACAGAG TGGCCGCTCCTCCCGGGCTTACAAGGTGGCAGGATTGACCCTTCTGGCCTGTGTGCTGATTGTGGGCCAGGCAATGACTGCCTATTTCCTCCTCAGCCAGAAGAGTGACATCCAGTCTCTGGAGGATCAGAACAAAAAAATTCAGACGCAGATGACAAAGGGAAGCTCTG TCTCCGTGCCCATGAAGATGCATGTGCCCATGAACGCCATGGTGCTGAATGACTTCACagacaag GAAGCTTCGACTGGAACCCCAGATGATTCTA ACCCTCCCGCCACCAGCTGCCAGCTGGAGGCTGCTGGTGTGAAGCTTGTGCAGGTGCCAGGTTTCCGCCCCGCCTGTGACGAGCGCGGCCTCTACAAGGCCCAGCAGTGCTACATGGGCCATTGCTGGTGTGTGAACACAGCCACTGGGGAACAGATCCCTGGAAGCGAGCTTCAAGGAGAAGCCAGATGCAATCTGCCCCTCCTTCGTG GCAGCATGAGCAAAGTGATGACTTTGCCCGATGTGGACGCTTAA